A single Pristis pectinata isolate sPriPec2 chromosome 6, sPriPec2.1.pri, whole genome shotgun sequence DNA region contains:
- the LOC127571302 gene encoding FANCD2 opposite strand protein-like: protein MAAYQLWDLWSPCDESFQLVGYNARSSRKPDGAETIQVASPSDQEVALYLQDNVMTNDWNLLGLLAETGNISPEMLCYTFQTEQDATAIVYKPQPVKLSSVDSVFGSVITTGAPKLAGGFQASERSAFTEINVDSPTPTLTAQYKINVIVMIYRQLLRVVTLIYTAYQKCFHALQHPI, encoded by the coding sequence ATGGCTGCATATCAGCTGTGGGACCTATGGTCTCCCTGTGATGAAAGTTTCCAGTTGGTTGGATACAATGCACGTTCTTCCAGGAAACCAGATGGAGCAGAAACGATTCAGGTGGCTTCACCATCAGACCAGGAGGTGGCCCTCTACCTGCAAGATAATGTCATGACCAATGACTGGAATCTCTTGGGCCTTCTTGCAGAAACGGGAAATATCAGTCCTGAGATGTTGTGTTACACTTTCCAAACCGAGCAAGACGCCACTGCAATTGTGTACAAACCTCAACCTGTCAAACTCAGCTCTGTTGATTCAGTGTTTGGGTCAGTCATCACCACTGGAGCACCTAAGCTGGCAGGGGGCTTCCAAGCTTCTGAAAGATCAGCCTTTACCGAGATCAATGTTGATTCCCCAACACCCACTTTAACCGCACAATATAAGATTAATGTCATTGTGATGATTTACAGACAGTTGTTAAGGGTTGTCACTTTAATTTATACAGCCTACCAAAAGTGCTTTCATGCCTTACAGCATCCAATTTGA